The following coding sequences are from one Musa acuminata AAA Group cultivar baxijiao chromosome BXJ2-4, Cavendish_Baxijiao_AAA, whole genome shotgun sequence window:
- the LOC135582599 gene encoding transcription factor bHLH87-like: MDRFGWENPAAIRTEVSMSPSIWSNHYDDFTTSSEGHNSFNEESDLNEALILSSSLELQRILARQTSSDVDGISESMEILTPASDSINNSLNLDLLQYQEAIMSAADSVLVTPALGTTLGDAAAPPSFGTSEELQVISNTVDAQDGTAAAFSRRTNVVHGLSCSGNISSGESENGGPNLDDVASQASSVRQLESLKGRRNTKRKLDEVKRVGESNHPICSLLQSSCSTGEGGYQISFSRGAQSKKPRSEKHSGSSSIDFVREGGYEPDTEAIAQAKEMIYRAAALRPVSLGVEEAAEKPQRKNVKISSDPQTVAARHRRERISERLRILQRLVPGGSRMDTASMLDEAVNYLKFLKSQVRDLETLGNRFLPVNRSTTAPPFPLPLNQASSTQTILLHREP; the protein is encoded by the coding sequence ATGGATAGATTTGGTTGGGAGAATCCAGCGGCCATCAGAACCGAGGTTTCCATGTCGCCAAGTATATGGAGCAATCACTACGATGACTTCACGACCTCTAGCGAAGGCCACAACAGCTTTAACGAGGAGTCGGACCTCAACGAAGCTCTCATCCTCAGCTCAAGTCTCGAGCTTCAGCGGATTCTTGCACGCCAAACCAGTTCTGATGTTGATGGAATCAGTGAGTCGATGGAAATCTTAACTCCCGCCTCGGACTCCATCAACAACAGTTTGAATCTGGATCTGTTGCAGTACCAAGAAGCGATAATGTCAGCAGCTGACTCTGTTCTCGTGACACCAGCACTGGGTACTACCTTGGGCGATGCTGCTGCTCCTCCATCATTCGGGACATCTGAAGAGCTACAAGTCATCAGCAACACCGTCGATGCGCAAGATGGCACCGCGGCTGCGTTCTCTCGACGCACAAATGTGGTGCATGGTTTGAGTTGCAGCGGTAACATTTCTTCGGGGGAGTCCGAGAACGGCGGGCCAAACCTGGACGATGTGGCTTCACAGGCTTCCTCGGTTCGGCAACTTGAATCTCTGAAGGGAAGGAGAAACACCAAGAGAAAGTTAGATGAGGTGAAGAGAGTAGGGGAAAGCAACCACCCGATTTGTAGCCTCCTCCAATCGAGTTGCTCAACAGGGGAGGGAGGCTATCAAATTAGCTTCTCGAGGGGAGCCCAATCGAAGAAGCCGAGATCAGAGAAGCACTCGGGGAGTTCGAGTATCGATTTTGTTCGGGAAGGCGGATACGAGCCCGACACCGAGGCGATCGCGCAGGCGAAGGAGATGATCTATAGGGCTGCAGCTCTGCGGCCGGTGAGTCTGGGGGTGGAGGAGGCAGCGGAGAAGCCACAGAGGAAGAACGTGAAGATATCGAGTGACCCACAGACTGTGGCTGCAAGGCATAGGAGGGAAAGGATAAGTGAGAGGCTGAGAATACTGCAAAGGCTGGTCCCAGGGGGCAGCAGAATGGACACTGCGTCTATGCTCGATGAGGCTGTCAACTACCTCAAGTTCCTCAAGTCACAAGTCAGAGATCTGGAAACCCTGGGTAACAGGTTCCTTCCAGTTAACAGGAGCACCACAGCACCACCCTTCCCACTGCCATTGAACCAAGCTTCTTCCACGCAGACAATTCTCCTCCACCGAGAACCCTAA